In Nicotiana tabacum cultivar K326 chromosome 21, ASM71507v2, whole genome shotgun sequence, one DNA window encodes the following:
- the LOC107795275 gene encoding protodermal factor 1, whose amino-acid sequence MGKEGRKQTSLILWAAFAALLAQNLVIPVMSTASFEEQKTYYSPDPNAGSPPTGSHTPPSHSGGGHGTPSHGSGSHGGTPPANCGNPAPSGGHHHNPTPSPPSGGHGGGGYYPSPPSHGGSPPSTPSTPSTPSTPSTPTIVTPPTPPTIDPGTPSTPGGGYYGGSPPSIPTPSITPTTPSTPIIETPPTTPVVETPPTTPTIDPGTPSAPGVFPIDPNSPPFTCDYWRTHPTLIWGILGWWGSVGNAFGVASVPALGANMNLLQALSNTRPDGLGELYREGTASLLNSMVSRRFTYTTNQVKNSFVTALNSDKSAAAQAQLFKLANEGRLKPRA is encoded by the exons ATGGGGAAGGAGGGAAGAAAGCAGACTTCTCTAATTCTGTGGGCTGCCTTTGCTGCTTTGCTTGCACAGAATTTGGTCATTCCTGTCATGTCTACTGCTTCTTTTGAAGAACAAAAGACTTATTACTCTCCTGATCCAAATGCCGGAAGTCCCCCAACAG GTTCTCACACACCTCCATCACATTCAGGAGGTGGCCATGGAACACCGTCGCATGGAAGCGGTAGCCACGGAGGAACACCACCTGCGAACTGTGGTAACCCCGCCCCTAGTGGCGGGCATCACCACAACCCTACTCCATCGCCTCCTTCAGGAGGCCATGGAGGTGGTGGTTACTATCCCTCCCCTCCATCTCATGGTGGAAGCCCTCCAAGTACTCCTAGTACCCCCAGTACACCATCCACCCCCTCCACACCTACTATTGTAACCCCACCTACACCTCCTACAATAGACCCTGGCACTCCAAGTACTCCagggggtggttactatggtggAAGTCCTCCAAGTATTCCTACCCCTAGTATTACACCCACTACCCCTTCTACACCTATCATTGAAACACCACCAACTACTCCAGTCGTTGAAACACCACCAACTACTCCTACCATTGATCCAGGTACTCCAAGTGCTCCAGGGGTCTTTCCAATTGACCCCAACTCACCACCTTTTACATGCGA CTACTGGAGGACTCACCCAACACTGATATGGGGCATACTCGGCTGGTGGGGAAGTGTAGGCAATGCATTTGGTGTGGCTAGTGTTCCAGCTTTGGGAGCAAACATGAACTTACTGCAAGCACTTTCAAACACTCGCCCAGATGGCTTAGGGGAGCTTTACAGAGAAGGAACAGCTTCTTTATTGAACTCCATGGTTAGCAGGAGGTTCACCTACACTACAAACCAAGTCAAGAATAGTTTTGTCACAGCACTCAACTCAGATAAATCTGCAGCAGCTCAGGCACAGCTGTTCAAGTTAGCTAACGAGGGTCGACTCAAGCCCAGAGCTTGA